The following nucleotide sequence is from Vitis vinifera cultivar Pinot Noir 40024 chromosome 14, ASM3070453v1.
AGGATTATAAAACACAAAATCCTAATTATAACATAATACAAAGTAATAAAGTCAAAAAGTGAAAACTATAAGGGAAGGAGATGAAGGTGTTTGTTCatctaattttttatagaaagaaatttactttcaaattttaagtcgtttgtttttctacttttacaacttattataaatttatggcgaaatagaaaaaactaaaatacttgattttttttttaaaaaataaaaatggaaaaggtgATATGTtgggttttctttattttttaatgcttaatataaataaaatattttaaaaaaacaaaaatcttaatACTTATCATTATCAagcactattttattttaagttataatttagaattaatgaaaaaaaccaaacaccacCTCTCACTTTCCTTAaaaagttttagattttttatcattaaatttaattgttagTTTTATTACTATCTAACCAAATCTAAAAGTACATTCTTATTTTAGCAAAATCTTAAGCATGGAGCAAGGGGCATtggataaaacttaatacttattatctaataatttaagttgattttaagttaaattttatttaagttattgacttaaaactcattatttaatttttattttaattattaagattattagataaaattaacttaaaatttattttaaattattaaattgacatatttattctaataaattattattaggGCAAAGAATGTTAAGTAATAATGGAAATtgtgaaatgataaaaaaaatcgtGAAGGTAATTAAGACAAACATaagataaaaagttaaaataaaaatatgaacttaataataaattaattttttatttattatttaaacttattttttactttaaatcatattatcattaagttattttaccataTATAtgcttaataacttaaattaagttattaaaataaaattgaaatgcaTGGGTAAAGCCCACAATTGTCTGATTATTATTGTGACATAAAATGAATCGAAAAGCAATCCACCATACTGTGCTACGTGGTGAGGAAACCCATGTTCGGCATGAATGTCAACTCTGTCCTGCCACGTGCCTTCCTCCTAATGGTCATCACCGTATGTTTCTCACTTACTTCACGTTTGATAATTAAGTGCAAAGTGTCACACCGTAACTCGCCAAGCCCTAGACCGCAGTAAAGTATACTTCTGCACACGATTGGAAGCTGTCTTGAGTCAACCAATCCACGATGCGCCCACACCTGCCTTACCGCGAGCTCTCCCTCACTTGAGAGAGCATCTGCCAGCCTGCAACCCACAGTCCCATGTAAATGCAATTGTTCACGTTCTGGCGATTCCAGGATTAGAAAAAGTAACTACTAAATGGAAAAACTATATCGTTActgatatattttaatttaacatTATCTTAAGCGATTTCTTAATATTAGAGAAAAATCTGGCATTATCCAGAAATTACTCCAGCCACCAACTCGCAACGATCGCGCGTCGCATCAGTGCGATGTCGCTTCTCCATTTTCCGGATGTGGAGCCACGATGATCACGTCAGTGGACCACGTCTCGCACGTGTCACACGCCCAATAGAGATGTATCCAACCCAGGGTCCAGCCACAGTAACGGTCGTCCACCATCCTGGACCAAACCACTTAAACGACGCCGTTTGAAGTAGCAAGGATTGACGCAGGGGAAATCGCCATTTACCAGGGGCTGATAATGTACATCTCGGACCATTCCATTATGTTATGCTTTGGTCGCTGTCGTACCATCGTGCGCCACGTGTAAGACAGGGATGGTGACATCCCTTAGTCCGAGTTCTCCTGTGTACGGCAGTAATCAGCTGCTTCGCTCCGTTTTTAGCTCACTTTGCTTATGAAAGCGGCAAagctaaaacaaaaacatagcCCACTCCTCTTCCCTCATTCGGCCGATCTATGAAGAAAGAGATCTCTCGAACTTCACATGAAAGCAAAGAATTCTCAAACTCTAGGGTTTCAAGATTCATACTTGGCTTGATTCAGTTCAGGTTTTTGGTGATTGGAGTTCAATCAGAACAATCAATGGCGCATCATGTTTGACTCCGTTTACTTACTTTCTCTGCTTTGTCATAGCTCAGGAAGCAAGAAATCAACGGCTGTATCTTCATCAAGCAGTAGTATTTGTATTCATCAACTTATCTTAACTGCTCGGTATTTAAAGTTTAAACGTAGATCAGTGAAAGTCTGTGTTTGAACTTGCTTAATTAGGCTCTGGTTTTCCGGGAGAGTGAGAAGAAAATtcctgttttttttcttctatttttttttcggGAAAATAGGGGAGTAAAACTTTAGGCAATGGTGGGTGGGAGGGGGAGAGGGATACGTTTTAGCAAACTCTATACTTTTTCGTGTGTTCGATCTTCGTTTAGGGAAGATCGTTCACAAATTGGGCAGAAAGGGTACACGAGAGTAGTGTATTGCAACGATCCTGATAATCCAGAAGCGGTTCAGCTAAATTATAGGGGGAATTATGTATCCACTACCAAGTATACTGCAGTGAATTTTTTACCGAAGTCTTTGTTTGAGCAATTTAGGAGGGTTGCgaatatatattttcttgttgTGGCTTGTGTTTCGTTTAGTCCACTGGCTCCTTACTCCGCCCTTAGTGTTCTTGCACCGTTGTTGGTGGTTATTGGAGCTACCATGGCCAAGGAAGCTGTTGAAGATTGGAGGCGAAGAAAACAGGTAATGGGAATTATGGTTTAGCAATTTCAAGTGCTTTTCTTGCTTTTGAAACTGAAaattggtttaatttttttttaagagcgAGAAAGTTATTGTCAAAGTGCTAACTTGTAGTTTGACTTGTTACAGAATTTGCTTTTGGGTTTTCCAGCTGTTATGTTTTGCGTTCTGTAAGGATATATGAGATTCTAGTTGCAATTGTCAAAAATGTGGATTCTGCTTTGTTCTATTTCCTTTTAACGAAATTATAGTCTGTACCATTCAAAATACCTGATACAGTTAGTGTGACAAATAAAGAGGAATCATATTACTGCAAGAAGATGCTGGATCTGGAATGTGGTCCTTAACATTCAAAGTTTCTTGATGTAATATACTCAACTAGAAGCTCGGCTTGTTTTAGATTGCTGCTTTGCTGGTTAAACGAAGAAATGTTGCTTCCGAGGGCCATAGGAACTGTCACTATACTCAAATCATGTTGGCCAACTGTCATGTCCATCTGTTTTCTTCTAAGCATACATGGCTAATTAAGTTTTTCCTGAAAGGTTGGAGCTTGCTCTAATATGAAATATAGGTGCCACATAACTGGGAAAAACAAACAGATAATAAGAGCACTAGAGAATGAATGGAAATACGGAAGTGCAGTGAATGACTTGTGTTCAGTAAAAACTGACACTTTGAATCTAAGTTTCACTGAGGCCAGATTCCAAGTGTTATCACAATTGGGAggtattttttgaatttcaatctATATACTGTGCTTATATAATTCCAGCCAGAGTCATTAGAGTTGTAATTGAAACATCAAACTTTTGGGTCAATAGAGGTGAAAGGACATTCGTTTGTAACCCATGTTCTCTTAGATGGTACACTTCTCATTTGCTCCATGGAAATGGGCACATTGGTGAACCATGAGCACTTTTTTGCATTTGTGGGGTAGTTTGCTCTCCTTCtttattgttttcttcattAGATCCTGGACATTGATATCATAATAAGAGGTAAGACTAATTAGAGAAGCAATTTGACTTATGAATGTATCACTCCCTATTGAACCACCCCCACCCACTTTCAGAtgccaaataagaaaaaagaactgTTAGCATATTTATGCATTGACAATTCTAGGTCAAAATTCCCATTGTGTCTCTTAGCTCGTACTCTTCAAATCCTCCTTTGGACACTTGCCTTTTCCAGATTGTCTATGTTTGAATGATTTGTGTTTAGTGATAATCTGACACTTCGAATCTAAGATACACTGAGGCCAAACGCCTAGGTATTATCACAATTAGGAGGCATTTTTCGAATTTCAATCTATATATTGTGCTGATATAATTCCAAGCAGAGTCATTAGAGTTAAGTAATTGAAACATCGAACTTTTGGGTCAATAGAGGTGAAAGGAGATTCTCTTGTAATTGAAGTTCTCTCAGATAGTAGACTTCTCCTTGCTCCATGGAAGTAGGCACATTGGTGAACCATGAACAATTTTTTGCATTTGTGGGGTAGCTTGCTCTACTTCTTTATTGCTTTCTTCATTAGATCCTGGATATTAATATTGTAATAAGAGGTAAGACTAACTGGAGAAGCGATTTGACTTATGAATATATTGCTCCCTATTGAACCACCTTCATCCACTTTCAAATGCCAAataagagaaaggaaagaaagaactCTTCCCTTGGCTTTAATTGCGTACCCTTTCCACtaattcactttttcttttccaatattTCTGTGCCAAGCAaagaggaaggaaaagaaagaaacagagaaaagggagagagaatgagagttgTACACATCATGTCTCCCAACCATAATTATATTgacttgaaaattgaatttattcaaCAAGAATTCCTATGACATGCTATACAATAATCAAAATATATGTTACTTTGAAGCAAAGCTTCCATATCTACTACTAGTTTGTGCATCCTCATCTCCACCCTGCACCAAATTATAATTGGTACACACTTGACCTGATAAAATAGTCTTCAAAGGGAAAGAAGACATCAGGTAGGAATTGCATAACCTACTTGGCTGTAACTGGAATCTTTTGCTTACTATACTTGAACTCATCTCAACTATACCTTATCTGAATCATTTGGAGAAGGATGCACAGACCCATTTTTAAATGAACTCCTCCATTTGACCATAGTTTCCACTTATTCcgtataaaattaaatttgtgcaTTGATTTTCTGCTTGTGGTAACATACTTCATTTCAATGTTCATGTTTAGTGAGTATAGTACTAGAAAATGGTTTATAACAAGTTGATGATTTATGATATATTAATCCCTTTACATGCTAACCATTTTTATGTAGGAATTTATCATGTTTTAGGAAAAGCTACTAAGCTTTATTTGGGTCATCCACCTTGAGGGTTCAATTGCTTGGGCATCACTTAGATGCCTTAACTAAGTCTAACGTAACAATCCATTTGAAATCTGACACAATAAgctcttaataattttaaagctTCTGCTTTATAACAAAATATACCATCAAAAACCTATTTTCTCTATCAAGTGCTAATGTAACCTAACATACCAATTATAATGTTATAATTGGATGTTAcatacaagaacaaaagaaagaaaaagctgATCATTCTTCTGTTTGAGATTTTATCAATTTGTAAAATTGTGGATGGTTGTCAGTTGGAGTTATTTTCTGTCTCCTTTCTACCTATCGGCACCCCCCTATGCGCTTAGGGTGCAACCCTTATTTTGTTACTTgttttttgattaattaattatttacttatcaagaaataaaagaattaaattaaattgttgaGCATGATATATTTTGTGGACTCAAATCGTAATAACTTAAGATTTTAGGAAAGCTAATTCTCCAATTTGGTATTAGAGCATGTAAagttttaggaaaattagttgTCTAACTTGGTATCAGAGTTTTTAAGCCCTAAAGGAGGTTGTCTGTGGTTTGTTTGCTTATGGGCCTATGTGTCTCCCTAAGTGCGGGTATGAGGTTTGGTTGCCTACAGGCCAATGTATCTCTGCACATGCAAGTGTGGGTGTGAGGCCCAAGGCCATACATGAAGGAGGGTTTTTAGAGAATATGATAGCTTAAGCTTTCAAGAAAATAGGTTATCCAACAGAGACCAAATTGAGGAACCTTCACTTGATCAAGAAAACTATTCATGTAGGtttggaaattttgtttttgttctttggAAGATCCTGCATAAATGGTTAAATAGTACCCTTGAAAAACATAAGTagtaaacaaatgaaaaaattaaatgaataaaataaaattttaaaaatatgcacAGTAAATAAAATGCTTGTTAAGCTATGACTTATTATTCTAACCAATTCTGGTTTAAAATGTGGAGCTGTTGTAGGTTTAGGAtctttttaataacttttttaaaaatgtggAACTACttctaatcatttttcatatgaaTATGGTGTCTTCAAAATAACCCTCTGAAATAATACTGATCTAAATGACAGATTTaccatttttgtctttatcCCATTTTACATGTGTCCGCCACTTCTACATAAGCTTGAAGGTTGAGATGTACCCTTTATGGCTTGCCTTCACTTCATTTTTCATTAGTTGATTTTGTTATCTTTTTTCATGCTTGGTGTCTTCTGATGTAAGTTTAGGTTGTCCTTTCAgctatatttttattcttgctAAGTTGTCCTTGGATTCATTGCTTACAGCAAAACTTCGAAATGATTTCAGGATATAGAAGCCAACAATCGGAGGGTCCAAGTGTATAGGAATAATAGTTTCTGCAAGGCCAAATGGAAGGATCTCAGAGTTGGTGACATTGTTAAGGTTGACAAGGATGAATTTTTTCCTGCTGATTTGTTTCTACTTTCATCAAGCTATGAGGATGGGTTTTGTTATGTTGAGACAATGAACCTTGATGGAGAGACTAATCTGAAACTTAAACATGCTTTGGAGGAGACATCTTCTCTCCGTGATGAAAAATCATTTCAGCAATTTAAGGCAGTCATCAAGTGTGAGGACCCAAATGAAGATCTTTATTCCTTTGTTGGAACTTTGTCCTATAATGGCACCCCCCATGAACTTTCCTTGCAACAGATTCTTTTGAGAGATTCTAAGCTTAGAAATACTGATTGCATTTATGGTGTAGTTATTTTTACTGGGCATGACACAAAAGTGATGCAGAATGCAACAGATCCTCCTTCAAAAAGGAGTAAGATTGAGAGGAGAATGGATAAGATAGTCTATATCCTCTTCAGTACTCTagttttaatatcttttattggATCTGTTTTTTTTGGAACTGAGACTAGGAAAGATATAAGTGGTGGAAAGTATAGAAGATGGTACCTTCGACCAGATGATACAACTGTGTTTTATGACCCCCAAAGACCAGTACTAGCTGCATTTCTTCATTTCTTGACAGGGCTTATGTTGTATGGATATTTGATACCAATATCATTGTATGTCTCCATTGAGATTGTGAAAGTTTTACAGAGTATTTTCATTAACCAGGATCAGGATATGTATTATGAGGAAACAGACAAACCAGCACATGCACGCACGTCTAATTTGAATGAGGAACTTGGTCAAATTGATACAATACTGTCTGACAAAACAGGTACTTTGACATGTAACTCTATGGAGTTTGTAAAATGTTCAATAGCAGGCACTGCTTATGGACGTGGTATGACAGAAGTGGAAAGGGCATTGGCGAGGAGAAATGATAGGCCACATGAAGTGGGTGATGCTTCATCTGACTTACTAGGTGATAGCGGTGAAATCAACTTGGGAAAGCCAATTAAGGGTTTCAACTTTAGAGATGAACGCATAATGCATGGTCGGTGGGTTAATGAACCTCATGCAGATGTTATACAAAGGTTCTTTCGAGTATTGGCAATTTGCCATACGGCCATTCCAGATATAAATGAAGGTGAAATTTCTTATGAAGCCGAGTCACCAGATGAAGCAGCCTTTGTCATAGCTGCAAGGGAGCTTGGTTTTGAGTTTTTTTCAAGGAAACAAACGTGCATCTCATTGCATGAGTTAGATCATAAGAGTGGCGGAGAGGTTGACAGGTAACCTTCCTTTAAgccatttcattttttctttggtaTTGAAAGTTACATTGTACCCTTTCAGTTATACATGGTTCCCATAGAGCTGCCTCAAAGTTAATTTATTAGATTTAAGTGCTTCATCTGACAGTTGAGAAAGATTCTTTTTAGACTAATATTCCTGAAAAAGTGGCCCTGACTTTTCATTTACACCAGTGGCAATGGCATTGACAACCTTCTGCCTTCTAAGATGTTAGCATATTCAGTTTTGCTCTCACTCATAGCGAGTGTAAACACAATGAAATACAACACAGATACTTGAACTTTGTCTTTTTTCTCAAGGTCAAAATGGTTTATTGGCACTGTCTAGGTGTTGATTTTATTAGCGTAAGGGACATAGCTTTCAAAACTTGTTTTGATTGTCTTCTTATTAAAGAATGTTTTAGGAAGCCAACTTTTTAGATTGATGAAAGCAGAAGACAAAACTAACATGTAACTGTGGCTTCTGGAGTGCAAAGATGAGGAGCTCATAgaagtataaaaaattaagagattGGTATGTGAGATATTTGAAGGAAAGAGAGGGAAGAGTAGAATGCAAGTTAATCAAATGAAAGAAGTGGAATGAGAATGGGTAATTATGTCATTATAGTAGATGGTTGTGCCTTTTTTGTCTTATCAAAAGTGAGAATGGGTAATTATGTCACTGTAATAGATGATTGTGCCTTTTTTGTCTTATCAAAagtattcttttcctttttcacttAAAAAGGCTGCTTTTGAACTCAAGGCAGTTACAATTGCATACAGATGTTGATGCAGGAGGCTGGAAACTGCTTTAAGATGGCATCTTCATGTctcatctctttatttattaattctGTTACTTCTTTTAACTCACCTTATAAATTTTAGTTGCATTTCATGTGACTCAGTTTCTATATTCCAGAACATACAAGCTTCTTCATGTCTTAGAATTCAAGAGTTCTCGTAAAAGAATGTCTGTGATTGTAAGGAATCCAGAGAATCAGTTGTTGCTCCTTTCCAAGGGCGCAGACAGGTTTGAATCCCAATGGAAAAAATTTATTCTAGAGTATATGAACTTGTAAAGCAGAGTTTATTGATCTCCTTTAACATGTCTGCATATTCAGTGTAATGTTTGACAGACTCTCCAAGGAGGGGCGAATGTTTGAGGCTCAGACCCGGGATCACATCAGAAAATATGCTGAGGCAGGGTTACGTACTTTGGTACTTGCGTACCGTGATCTTGATGAAGAAGAGTATGAGGCATGGGAAGAGGAGTTTTCAAGGGCCAAAACTTCTGTTGGTGCAGATCATGATGCTTTGGTGGATGCTGCTTGTGATAAAATTGAGAGGGATTTAATTCTTCTTGGTGCTACAGCTGTTGAAGACAAGCTGCAAAAAGGGGTCAATATTGAACTGTTCACTTGAAAAGTCTtgaacttataatttttttaaagatattttccCATACAGcgttttatcatttaaattggAAGCTAatagttcaaaaatgaaactCATATTTTGAAGGACCTATCTGCATTCTTAGATGGTTGGTTTCTTACATGATAGTATTCTATGGTGAACAGGTTCCTGAGTGCATTGACAGGCTTGCACAGGCTGGTATTAAAATCTGGGTCTTAACTGGTGATAAAATGGAAACTGCAATTAATATTGGGTATGCTCATGAGTCTGAGGTTATGGTGCTTTCCCAGGAAGTTGCAGGTTGTAACTATTGTAATTCCTAACAGGTATGCATGTAGTTTACTGAGACAAGGGATGAAGCAAATAGTGATTACACTAGATTCACAAGATATCGATGTTTTGCGGAAACAGGGGGACAAGGAGGCCATTGCAAAGGTACAGTATTCTAAGGCCAATATTGAACAAACCTTTTTTCATTCTAAGTTTAATGAGAATTTCAATTGTCTCAGGCTTCTTGTGAAAGCATAAGGAAGCAAATTAGAGAAGGAAAATCTCAACTTACTTCAGCTAAAGAAAATTCTGTCTCATTTGCTCTGATAATTGATGGTGAATCTCTGAGTTTTGCTCTCAACAAGAATCTTGAGAAGTCATTTTTGGAACTTGCAATAGATTGTGCTTCCGTTATTTGCTGTCGCTCTTCTCCCAAACAGAAAGCTCTTGTATGTGCGATAAACCCAGTCGTAGGCTCCattgaattgaatttattttgatcCCTCAAAAATAATTGATCTCTGTTGTTACTGACATCAAAATAATCTGATAGAAATGTAGAAGATATGCAGGTTACAAGATTGGTCAAAATGGGGACAGGCGAAACAACTCTAGCAATAGGTGATGGGGCAAATGATGTTGGCATGCTTCAAGAGGCTGATATTGGAGTTGGCATTAGTGGTGTCGAAGGCATGCAGGTCTTAATTCTTatgctttatatttttttttatatatataattactttTGGGGGATTGGTTGGGAGGGGCAGGGAAAGGGATGGAGTGGGGTGCAACTCTCATTTTTTCTGATAGACAAGCaaagatatattaaaagtgtctgataaaaataaaaaaaaagatatagcATGGCACGTCAAAATACATAGGGTGTATACAAAGGCTGCCAAGCAGCACAagagaagccaaaaaaaaaaaaaaaaaccctctccTATAGGCAgcacccaaccaatcaatattATGCAGACATAGAATCCTCATCTATACGCAAATTAGCTCAAAGCTAAAAGAACAAAAGGAGCAGTTTTTGATAGCCTGATCTGATTTTTCCACATTTTCAAAAGCTTTGTGATTTCTCTGCATTCAAATGGTTCAGAATAAGCATTAGGGAGCAGTCTGTGACACCTTTCTCTGTTTCTTCACCATAAAAGTTCCCTACCAACTTAAAGGGTGAAAACAGCACTAGTTCTATGCTGAACAAAAAGAGATTCAAATGCCACGATGTTTTTGTTTTAGCACAATTTAGAAGGATGTAATCGTTTATTCTTCTTCACTCTTGcacaaataacatctatttgACAATGTCCAACCTCTTCTTTTTAATTGATCTTTTGTCGAAATACTCCACCAAATTGCTTTCCATGCAAGGAACACCACTTTCATCAGCAGCCATGAATTCCAAATAAGATTCATGGGAGAATTTTTATCTCAGTCCAGCTCCAGATAGGAATAGAAAGCCTTGACTGAATTTTTTATCCTTTGACTCCAGCCAAAATAACCAATCCTCCTTGTCCCTCTTCACTGTTTCCTCTTGAAGCCTCAAGAGGAAAGCCTATGCATTATCAATCATTCCCAGTCATGGATAGTATAGAAGCTTTCTATTCTCAACTCAATGCTAATAATTCTCAACTCAATGGAGCCTTGAAATTCATCTACTTGGTTTGGCTTTACAAATCCTTTTTAGTTGTAAACTTAATAATATAAATCTTTAGTATGTGGAAGTGAAAAATGTCTAGCATTTTCTCATACTAATGTGTATCTCTTAATCATATGTCACTCTGCTTTTGAAATGAATACACTCCAAGTGTCATAGAACAATAACAAAGCCTTCAATCCCAACAATTGGGTTTGGCTATGCTTGCACTTGTTCACCAGTCAACCCTGGCTAGAGCAATGTCCTCTGTCAAATTAAAGACAAGAATAAACCTTTAAGTCACAAAAACTGTGAAAAATGTCCCAactgtatgtatatatatctaTCCTTCAAATCTTGCATGCAACCAATTCAACCTTCCTCTTGATGAGGGCAATTCTGGGTCAGGAAGTTATAAAATCTTGAGTATGTGAATTTAGAGTGGTCAGTGATGTGGACAAGAGAATAGACACTAAGCTGGACAAGAGATGAT
It contains:
- the LOC100259356 gene encoding probable phospholipid-transporting ATPase 8, with protein sequence MVGGRGRGIRFSKLYTFSCVRSSFREDRSQIGQKGYTRVVYCNDPDNPEAVQLNYRGNYVSTTKYTAVNFLPKSLFEQFRRVANIYFLVVACVSFSPLAPYSALSVLAPLLVVIGATMAKEAVEDWRRRKQDIEANNRRVQVYRNNSFCKAKWKDLRVGDIVKVDKDEFFPADLFLLSSSYEDGFCYVETMNLDGETNLKLKHALEETSSLRDEKSFQQFKAVIKCEDPNEDLYSFVGTLSYNGTPHELSLQQILLRDSKLRNTDCIYGVVIFTGHDTKVMQNATDPPSKRSKIERRMDKIVYILFSTLVLISFIGSVFFGTETRKDISGGKYRRWYLRPDDTTVFYDPQRPVLAAFLHFLTGLMLYGYLIPISLYVSIEIVKVLQSIFINQDQDMYYEETDKPAHARTSNLNEELGQIDTILSDKTGTLTCNSMEFVKCSIAGTAYGRGMTEVERALARRNDRPHEVGDASSDLLGDSGEINLGKPIKGFNFRDERIMHGRWVNEPHADVIQRFFRVLAICHTAIPDINEGEISYEAESPDEAAFVIAARELGFEFFSRKQTCISLHELDHKSGGEVDRTYKLLHVLEFKSSRKRMSVIVRNPENQLLLLSKGADSVMFDRLSKEGRMFEAQTRDHIRKYAEAGLRTLVLAYRDLDEEEYEAWEEEFSRAKTSVGADHDALVDAACDKIERDLILLGATAVEDKLQKGVPECIDRLAQAGIKIWVLTGDKMETAINIGYACSLLRQGMKQIVITLDSQDIDVLRKQGDKEAIAKASCESIRKQIREGKSQLTSAKENSVSFALIIDGESLSFALNKNLEKSFLELAIDCASVICCRSSPKQKALVTRLVKMGTGETTLAIGDGANDVGMLQEADIGVGISGVEGMQAVMSSDFAIAQFRFLERLLLVHGHWCYRRISMMICYFFYKNIAFGFTLFWFEAYASFSGQPAYNDWYMSFYNVFFTSLPVIALGVFDQDVSARLCLKYPLLYQEGVQNILFSWPRILGWMSNGVISSIIIFFFTTKSIIPQAFRRDGQVTDFEVLGATMYTSVVWAVNCQIALSINYFTWIQHFFIWGSIIFWYIFLVIYGSLSPVVSTTAYRVLVEACAPSVLYWLATLLGVISTLLPYFSYRAFQTRFRPLYHDIIQQKRSEGLETDDTPNELPHRVRDKIQHLKMGLRRS